From a region of the Neobacillus niacini genome:
- a CDS encoding glycoside hydrolase family 105 protein, translated as MKPFHYFSKEVSMSHSHSIEDILLTVAQRYIGTNPSRPPAYRVTRKNSIKKDQHHRYVFPVLEMFPEIQPGQKVYAWAKLWAEEDHTFPFLLTCLGPVRLYHNGVKRFGSTHEEESTDIRLSLDLVKGWNHFVLEIEKGLHGCGAVFGTGNRKNYPYHFFSPSLDRDGEEGWIYTKPMEETLDSVPSLSCKESSTGCNWFPKKTRLLENEGQLANIYGLKTGYSAYAWTKIECCSLEPLILKGKTYGPLKLYVNGQKLFQNEEQGEIDISVTVPIGLHDVVVESECGNHNWGFLLELISNQAELQIPYDVKGISSPWLFLGPFPKDETIKISDYMSMDTVAVNKDRDTFFWCSENGDNVRAFLENPLFGKWNYPLGVTLYGLLEVAKELSKSEVIDYVLNHIEFATSRYEYSKWDQKQYGAAGINNQLSDIDSLDDCGSFGALMILANKQRPLKGAGKIAETIADYIMNQQSRLADGALYRQIGVSRKMDNTMWCDDMYMSVPFLLGYAELTKDGSYVDEAVRQLLLYKNYLYIEENQLMSHVYHVKEKKPTLTTWGRGNGWVLFSLTELLKVLPDHHEHYPEILTFYRQFAEGCLKVQGSHGLWHQVLTDPESYEESSCTSMFIYAFANGVRFGWIDDKEPYIQAIMSGWKGLTERAIDKQGNVYGVCQGSSYSFSNSYYKHELPWKLNDTHGIGIVLLAGTETMRMLKSQVKLVENVNIG; from the coding sequence TTGAAACCGTTTCATTATTTCTCCAAAGAAGTAAGCATGTCACATTCGCATAGTATTGAAGATATCCTTTTGACAGTCGCTCAGCGCTATATTGGAACAAATCCTTCCAGACCCCCTGCATATCGGGTAACAAGAAAGAATTCGATTAAGAAGGATCAACATCATCGATATGTATTTCCTGTATTAGAGATGTTCCCGGAAATTCAGCCTGGACAAAAAGTATATGCTTGGGCGAAGTTGTGGGCAGAAGAGGATCATACCTTTCCTTTTCTTCTCACATGCTTAGGGCCAGTTCGCTTGTATCATAATGGTGTCAAAAGGTTTGGGTCTACTCATGAAGAAGAATCAACTGATATTAGACTTTCATTAGATCTCGTTAAGGGCTGGAATCATTTTGTTCTTGAAATTGAAAAAGGATTACATGGATGTGGAGCGGTTTTTGGTACAGGGAACCGTAAAAATTATCCCTATCATTTTTTCTCCCCTTCTCTTGACCGGGATGGGGAGGAAGGCTGGATCTATACTAAACCAATGGAGGAAACGCTGGATTCAGTCCCATCCTTATCATGCAAGGAATCCTCAACAGGCTGTAATTGGTTTCCGAAAAAAACACGATTACTTGAAAATGAAGGCCAGCTTGCAAACATTTATGGGTTGAAAACAGGGTATTCCGCTTATGCATGGACAAAGATAGAATGTTGCTCCTTAGAACCTCTTATCCTTAAAGGGAAAACATACGGTCCCCTCAAGCTCTACGTTAATGGTCAAAAGTTATTTCAGAATGAAGAGCAAGGTGAAATTGACATTAGTGTAACTGTACCGATTGGATTACATGATGTAGTTGTAGAAAGTGAGTGCGGAAACCATAACTGGGGATTTTTATTAGAGCTTATTTCTAATCAAGCAGAATTACAGATACCGTATGATGTAAAAGGGATATCAAGTCCATGGCTTTTTTTAGGGCCATTTCCAAAAGATGAAACGATAAAGATCTCTGACTATATGTCAATGGATACCGTTGCCGTTAATAAAGATCGTGACACCTTTTTTTGGTGCTCGGAGAACGGAGACAATGTGAGAGCTTTTCTTGAAAACCCGCTATTTGGAAAATGGAATTATCCTTTAGGAGTCACGCTCTATGGGTTATTGGAAGTAGCAAAAGAATTGTCCAAATCTGAAGTGATTGATTACGTATTAAATCATATTGAATTTGCCACATCGAGATATGAATACTCCAAATGGGATCAAAAACAATATGGCGCAGCGGGTATAAATAATCAACTTTCTGATATTGATAGTCTTGATGATTGTGGTTCCTTTGGCGCCCTGATGATCTTAGCAAATAAACAACGCCCTTTAAAGGGAGCCGGGAAAATCGCAGAAACAATAGCTGATTATATCATGAATCAGCAGAGCCGTTTAGCAGATGGAGCATTATATCGTCAGATTGGTGTCTCTCGAAAGATGGACAATACAATGTGGTGTGATGATATGTACATGAGTGTTCCGTTTTTGTTGGGTTACGCTGAACTCACTAAAGATGGCAGCTATGTAGATGAGGCAGTTAGACAGCTTTTGCTCTATAAGAACTATCTTTATATAGAAGAAAACCAACTTATGTCACATGTGTATCATGTGAAAGAAAAAAAGCCTACTTTAACAACATGGGGCCGAGGCAATGGCTGGGTATTATTTTCATTAACGGAATTATTGAAAGTACTCCCTGACCATCATGAGCATTACCCAGAAATATTGACATTTTATCGCCAATTTGCTGAAGGTTGTTTGAAGGTTCAAGGAAGCCATGGACTTTGGCACCAAGTACTAACGGACCCTGAGTCTTACGAAGAATCCTCCTGTACGTCCATGTTTATCTATGCTTTTGCTAATGGAGTTCGGTTCGGTTGGATCGATGACAAAGAACCCTATATCCAGGCTATCATGTCAGGGTGGAAGGGGTTAACTGAAAGGGCTATTGATAAACAGGGGAATGTTTATGGTGTATGTCAAGGATCAAGTTATTCGTTTAGCAATTCCTATTATAAGCATGAGCTTCCATGGAAATTGAATGATACACATGGAATCGGTATTGTTCTATTGGCTGGAACTGAAACAATGAGAATGCTTAAAAGCCAAGTAAAACTTGTAGAAAATGTAAATATAGGATAA
- a CDS encoding Gfo/Idh/MocA family protein — protein MKRYAICGVSGRALGMFVKPITTTFSQTCKIVGLLDRDTKRFELFQTRFPDNSFIKTYGETDFDRMVDETKPDVIIVAGRDDSHAKYIIAALKRNLDVITEKPMVTTGEDCRRVLDAERASKGKVTVTFNYRYSPIHTKIKEIIKDGKIGRVTSIDLNWYIDTHHGSSYFKRWNRLRELSGGLSIHKSTHHFDLVNWWIDQKPVEVFAYGALNYYGQNGELNPKKEDGRHCETCNFTEDCAYYSRWNSRKEQLQVPDDHLGSLVTEGNKYPYTDYRPDQCIFDSEINIEDTYSATVKYNGGALLSYSVNFSLPYEGYRLAINGTKGRLETVEYHAKGRIPFPTPIQTIDYFPLFGSKETIHVVHREGGHGGGDPLLLEDLFLGEDHRRPYKILSGAIDGAYSVATGEAVWKSVKEHRPITIDEVLNQKEYASSGGEELF, from the coding sequence ATGAAACGATATGCGATTTGCGGTGTAAGCGGGAGAGCCTTAGGTATGTTTGTTAAGCCGATTACGACTACCTTTTCTCAAACTTGTAAAATTGTCGGGTTATTAGATCGTGACACGAAACGGTTTGAACTATTTCAAACGAGATTTCCAGATAATTCTTTTATAAAAACTTATGGAGAAACAGACTTTGATCGTATGGTTGATGAAACGAAACCAGATGTAATTATTGTTGCTGGACGTGATGATAGCCATGCAAAGTATATCATCGCCGCCTTAAAACGAAACTTAGATGTTATTACAGAAAAGCCAATGGTTACAACAGGCGAAGATTGTAGAAGAGTGTTAGATGCTGAGCGAGCCAGCAAAGGGAAGGTTACGGTCACCTTTAATTACAGATATTCACCTATACATACCAAAATCAAAGAAATCATTAAGGATGGGAAGATTGGTAGAGTAACTTCAATTGACTTGAATTGGTATATTGATACTCATCATGGATCAAGTTATTTCAAAAGGTGGAACAGATTAAGAGAACTCTCTGGTGGATTATCGATTCATAAGAGCACACACCATTTTGATTTGGTTAATTGGTGGATTGATCAAAAACCTGTTGAAGTTTTTGCATATGGAGCGCTTAACTATTATGGGCAAAATGGTGAATTAAATCCTAAAAAAGAGGACGGCAGACATTGCGAAACATGCAACTTTACAGAGGACTGTGCCTATTACTCAAGATGGAACTCAAGGAAGGAACAGCTTCAAGTACCGGATGATCACCTTGGTTCCCTAGTAACTGAAGGGAATAAATACCCTTATACCGATTATCGGCCGGATCAATGTATATTTGATTCAGAAATCAATATCGAGGACACCTACTCAGCAACCGTCAAGTACAATGGAGGCGCACTACTTAGTTACTCGGTTAACTTCTCCCTTCCATATGAAGGATACCGTCTTGCGATCAACGGAACAAAAGGCAGGTTGGAAACGGTTGAGTACCATGCAAAAGGTCGGATTCCTTTTCCTACACCGATACAAACGATTGATTATTTCCCTTTATTCGGTTCTAAGGAAACCATTCATGTTGTCCATCGTGAAGGAGGACATGGGGGAGGGGATCCCCTGCTGTTAGAAGATCTCTTTTTAGGAGAAGATCATCGCAGACCGTACAAAATATTGTCTGGTGCCATTGATGGTGCCTATTCTGTTGCAACAGGTGAAGCGGTTTGGAAATCAGTGAAAGAACATCGTCCCATTACGATTGACGAAGTCCTTAACCAAAAAGAGTACGCTTCAAGTGGAGGCGAGGAATTATTTTGA
- a CDS encoding extracellular solute-binding protein, translated as MVKSKKKSLLVMIFALMLVLGTLAGCTSKKEVDGSSSDDSSSEKVTKVRVYKSHLAKGTLPGPDDPHVQKVLEETGVQYELISTPAGSDPVENLNLMFASEDYPDIFRPIGGFEQTLISQGAALALDDLLPKYAPHVWKRIPKEAWDVVRSATPDGKIYYVPKVNLVTERAALIRQDWLDAVGMEMPKTVEEYKELLIAFRDKDPNGNGKQDELPTTGREFGKWMDHLFAIYGVAMWEGVPEWDIYEGEIEYAGTSKNMKAAISFIRELYEEKLLDNETFLNKGEVWTAKINTNLVGSWYHLPANLRDRHNAMLEGAPDAYVAGMPLPKADGFDGYITQKGIGDPEWVIPAASEEKAAAALKLLDFFYDPANDEFNMFGMEGAQHKVENGKKVLLPPTDETPIALGMKNLITKEDMDIRIEQTMEEYQKQMVKDIFEVSTADARRIAGDGLPSTVYEGFPDIQSHKLFQEYLTKIVIGEWPIEKFDEFVDRWNKSGGEEVTKRVQEWYEEVNKQ; from the coding sequence ATGGTTAAGAGTAAGAAAAAGTCATTATTAGTAATGATATTTGCACTGATGCTTGTCCTTGGTACGCTTGCCGGCTGTACCAGTAAGAAGGAAGTAGATGGCTCGTCTTCTGACGATTCTTCATCAGAGAAAGTTACGAAAGTAAGAGTTTATAAGAGTCATTTAGCAAAAGGAACACTTCCGGGTCCTGATGATCCACATGTTCAAAAGGTATTGGAGGAAACCGGTGTTCAATACGAATTGATTTCTACTCCTGCCGGATCTGATCCAGTTGAAAACTTAAACTTGATGTTTGCCTCAGAGGATTATCCTGATATTTTCCGTCCGATAGGCGGTTTTGAACAAACCTTAATTAGTCAAGGGGCAGCACTGGCTTTGGATGATCTCCTTCCAAAGTATGCACCACATGTATGGAAGAGAATTCCGAAGGAAGCATGGGATGTCGTGCGTTCGGCGACTCCTGATGGAAAAATTTATTATGTGCCAAAGGTCAATCTTGTTACAGAACGGGCAGCATTAATTCGTCAAGATTGGCTTGATGCAGTCGGGATGGAAATGCCGAAAACAGTAGAAGAATATAAAGAGCTATTAATCGCATTTCGTGATAAAGATCCAAATGGAAATGGGAAGCAAGATGAATTACCTACAACAGGAAGGGAATTTGGAAAATGGATGGATCACCTCTTTGCCATTTATGGTGTTGCCATGTGGGAAGGTGTGCCTGAATGGGATATATATGAAGGTGAAATTGAATATGCAGGTACCTCAAAAAATATGAAAGCAGCGATCTCTTTTATTCGTGAATTATATGAAGAAAAACTATTAGACAATGAAACATTCTTAAATAAAGGTGAAGTTTGGACAGCGAAGATTAATACGAACTTGGTAGGAAGCTGGTATCATTTGCCTGCAAACTTACGTGATCGCCACAATGCAATGCTTGAGGGAGCGCCAGATGCCTATGTTGCGGGAATGCCGCTTCCAAAAGCTGACGGGTTTGATGGGTATATCACTCAAAAAGGTATTGGAGACCCAGAATGGGTGATCCCAGCCGCATCTGAGGAAAAAGCTGCAGCTGCTTTAAAACTATTAGACTTCTTCTATGATCCAGCAAATGATGAATTTAACATGTTTGGAATGGAGGGAGCACAACATAAAGTCGAGAATGGCAAAAAGGTATTGCTTCCTCCAACGGATGAAACACCTATCGCATTAGGTATGAAAAATTTAATCACGAAAGAGGACATGGATATTCGTATTGAACAAACAATGGAAGAATATCAAAAACAAATGGTAAAAGATATCTTTGAGGTGAGTACTGCGGATGCGCGGAGAATTGCCGGAGATGGATTACCCTCTACCGTTTACGAAGGATTCCCGGATATTCAATCCCATAAATTATTCCAAGAATATTTAACAAAAATCGTTATTGGTGAATGGCCGATCGAAAAGTTCGATGAATTTGTAGATAGATGGAACAAATCAGGCGGGGAAGAAGTTACTAAGAGAGTACAGGAATGGTATGAGGAAGTAAACAAGCAATAA
- a CDS encoding carbohydrate ABC transporter permease codes for MKKSWGEKCFQIFNYTFLTVVAATMILPLLQLLAVSFSSPIPAESKKVFLFPVEFTLGTWKHLLQNEVLWRSFGVTIFITVVGTILSMLFTVLTAFPLSRREFLLKKPIMFAIVITMIFNAPMIPYFLTVRELGLMDSIWALIIPGLISTFNMIILRTFFMGIPSDIDDAAKIDGCNDFRLLFQIYLPLSKPVLATIGLFYAVGYWNSFQAAVLFLRDQTLWPLQMRLRGFFESPEALADVNLVMGDYDFNTITLKAATIIFATVPIVLVYPFLQKYFVKGAVLGSLKE; via the coding sequence ATGAAAAAATCATGGGGAGAAAAATGCTTTCAAATCTTTAATTATACGTTCCTTACTGTTGTTGCAGCGACGATGATTCTGCCTCTGCTTCAATTGCTGGCCGTTTCATTTAGTTCTCCAATCCCTGCTGAATCAAAAAAGGTATTTCTGTTTCCAGTGGAATTTACATTAGGTACATGGAAACATCTCCTTCAGAATGAAGTGCTTTGGAGATCATTCGGAGTCACCATTTTTATCACCGTTGTTGGGACAATATTAAGTATGTTATTTACCGTTCTAACAGCATTTCCATTGTCTAGAAGAGAATTTCTCTTAAAAAAGCCCATAATGTTTGCCATTGTGATCACGATGATTTTTAATGCGCCAATGATTCCGTATTTCCTAACCGTTAGAGAGCTTGGGTTGATGGATTCAATATGGGCGCTTATAATTCCTGGATTAATTAGCACCTTTAATATGATCATCCTAAGAACATTCTTTATGGGAATACCAAGCGATATTGATGACGCAGCAAAAATCGATGGATGTAATGATTTTCGATTATTGTTTCAAATCTATTTGCCGCTTTCAAAGCCCGTACTCGCAACAATCGGATTGTTCTATGCTGTGGGTTACTGGAATTCGTTTCAAGCGGCAGTGCTTTTCCTGCGTGACCAAACTTTATGGCCGTTACAGATGAGATTACGTGGTTTTTTTGAATCGCCAGAAGCGCTTGCCGATGTTAACTTGGTAATGGGTGACTATGATTTTAATACGATAACTTTGAAAGCGGCTACAATTATTTTTGCGACAGTGCCAATCGTACTAGTATATCCATTTTTACAGAAGTACTTTGTAAAAGGCGCTGTCTTAGGATCACTTAAGGAATAA
- a CDS encoding ABC transporter permease, which translates to MNADVIIKKKSLLRIYLENIKKYWMLYIMILPGVAFYIIFKYIPLFGSVIAFQDYQIFKGILNSPWVWFENFKFIFSYQDFYHVLRNTAIIAFYQLIFGFPAPIILALLFNEIRRMFFKRTVQTLFYLPHFLSWVVVGGIVFELLATGGIVNSIRGIFGAEPILFIQEENYFRTIVVISGIWKGVGWGTIIYLAAITAINPSLYEAAVIDGANRWKQIRYITLPLLFPTILVLFLLNIGNFLELGFDQIFNLLTPMTYSVGDIIETYVYRAGVLQGQFSVTTAIGLFQSIVGFILLYIFNRLARKSEQGLW; encoded by the coding sequence ATGAATGCCGATGTAATTATTAAGAAGAAAAGTCTTTTGAGAATCTATTTAGAAAATATAAAAAAATACTGGATGCTCTATATCATGATTCTTCCAGGGGTTGCATTTTATATCATCTTTAAGTACATTCCATTATTCGGAAGTGTTATTGCATTCCAAGATTATCAGATTTTTAAAGGGATTTTAAACAGTCCATGGGTTTGGTTCGAAAACTTCAAATTTATCTTTTCCTATCAAGACTTTTATCATGTGTTAAGGAATACAGCCATAATTGCTTTTTATCAACTTATTTTTGGATTCCCTGCTCCTATTATTTTAGCCTTATTATTTAATGAAATACGGCGAATGTTTTTTAAAAGGACAGTCCAGACCTTGTTTTATCTCCCCCATTTTTTATCATGGGTAGTGGTTGGAGGAATCGTGTTTGAATTATTGGCAACAGGAGGGATTGTCAATTCTATTCGTGGGATTTTTGGAGCAGAACCTATTTTGTTCATTCAGGAAGAGAATTATTTCCGTACAATTGTCGTCATCTCAGGCATATGGAAAGGTGTTGGCTGGGGGACCATTATCTATTTAGCTGCGATAACGGCCATTAATCCGAGTTTATATGAAGCGGCTGTTATTGACGGAGCCAATCGTTGGAAACAAATCAGATATATTACCCTGCCTTTGTTATTCCCGACAATCTTAGTTCTGTTTTTATTAAATATCGGAAATTTCTTAGAGCTTGGATTTGATCAAATCTTTAACCTATTGACCCCGATGACATATTCAGTAGGGGATATCATTGAAACCTACGTTTATCGAGCTGGGGTGCTACAAGGACAATTTAGTGTGACAACGGCAATTGGTTTATTCCAATCGATTGTAGGTTTTATCTTGCTTTATATTTTTAATAGGCTTGCAAGAAAATCAGAACAGGGGTTATGGTAA
- a CDS encoding FIMAH domain-containing protein, giving the protein MKRFLSVLLCVVLCFSLLPFAAPIVKADYSLLPAFPGAEGFGYAAVGGRGGEVYHVTSYELKGPGTFHDALTTSGETPRTIVFDISGEITIPQIVLKGKSNITIAGQTASDDGVTIRGNNIRFVDCNDIVIRYVRFRMGKQSFNDDSMYFEDCQNVIIDHSSFSWGTDEVLSIKSKDYNNPKSKNITVQWSMISEGLLTHSMGGLIEMNTISMHHNLYAHNNDRNPKTKGQIDFVNNIVYNWGGFPYVAGGESGTKGYGNVIGNYFIAGKNSADPEYAIVRGNENYSVYIENNLIDSNKNSILDGSDTGTGLIEAEKPSVVVKERFEYPPVHTQDPEVAYNHVLNHVGASLVRDAVDKRVISDVRHQTGVIIGNENDVGGFPVLDKGTAPVDTDRDGMPDVWEQANGFNPIDPEDRNGDTNNNGYTNLEEYLNELAAPGFPQDYPTTPPPWSGPAFEPPVEPEPEPTPEPVASMDGERVRNVVINDNSSNGAKNASLWSIEEDLQLGDYVAGDRLTGSKTYRFASIPDELNGLEWIRSATSSRSSTSEDLVSFYLTADADVYVAHDARITDKPEWLASEYKDTSKKIIDDQPVEFNLYKKHYPAGSFVVMGANNSTSKMNYFVIVKPTNTEAVPPMDRPSEVSGEMTEDSAISLKWTPVNGADAYLIYRSSSVDPVFKAIASSKTAEYKDAAVEKGATYKYKVSALNAGGESPQSEVIEVFTFDSTKPVPLAPKGLSILAARSLSVTLEWAPVENAISYSVYRAAEQNGSYKKIGSSATAEYFDSNVTPSTTYYYKVTTTGIGGESEKSESITTITKEPVTLPAVPKGIFAGEVSTSAFEIKWDSVDEAESYTIYRRANGDGSFTKIDSTTTPQYIDTSISVDKTGYTYRVSAVNEMGETEQSEELTVTMPVPQAPSELNVGLVGESFVGLIWTSNGGGSQVNIYREANGHVEYVGYAKVDTFYDRTAEPGVEYTYFIKAENASGESVKSNIVKVTPGFITVLENYMEQFQTTGDLPGPAASQLSTTLNQVKHHLDKGSKEKAILFLEKYVNQLHPKTDQHPVSSEAKWLLSYYAQLFIEKMNS; this is encoded by the coding sequence ATGAAGAGATTTTTGTCAGTTTTATTATGTGTTGTTTTATGTTTTTCTCTCTTACCCTTTGCCGCTCCAATAGTAAAAGCTGATTATTCTTTGCTTCCTGCATTTCCAGGGGCTGAGGGCTTTGGTTATGCGGCAGTTGGGGGAAGAGGCGGTGAGGTTTATCATGTTACAAGCTATGAACTTAAGGGACCTGGTACCTTTCATGATGCCCTTACAACTTCTGGAGAAACACCGCGCACGATTGTATTTGATATTTCCGGTGAAATTACCATTCCACAGATTGTATTAAAAGGAAAATCAAATATTACGATCGCTGGTCAGACAGCGTCAGACGACGGTGTGACCATTAGAGGAAACAATATTCGTTTCGTAGATTGTAATGATATTGTAATCAGGTATGTGCGCTTTCGCATGGGGAAACAAAGCTTTAATGATGATTCCATGTATTTTGAAGATTGTCAGAATGTGATTATCGATCATTCTTCTTTTTCATGGGGTACAGATGAAGTATTATCGATTAAAAGTAAGGACTATAACAATCCAAAATCAAAAAATATTACTGTTCAATGGTCGATGATCTCTGAAGGTCTGCTAACCCACTCCATGGGCGGCTTGATTGAGATGAATACAATCAGCATGCACCATAATCTTTACGCACATAACAATGACAGAAATCCAAAAACGAAAGGCCAGATCGATTTTGTGAACAATATTGTCTATAACTGGGGAGGTTTCCCGTATGTAGCTGGGGGCGAATCGGGTACAAAAGGATATGGCAATGTTATTGGTAACTATTTTATAGCAGGGAAAAACTCTGCTGATCCAGAGTATGCAATAGTAAGAGGAAATGAGAACTATAGTGTTTATATCGAAAACAACCTTATTGATAGTAATAAAAACAGCATTCTTGATGGTTCTGACACCGGAACAGGTCTAATAGAAGCCGAAAAGCCTAGTGTTGTAGTTAAGGAAAGGTTTGAATATCCGCCCGTACACACACAAGATCCAGAAGTTGCTTATAACCATGTATTAAATCATGTTGGCGCGTCTTTGGTTCGGGATGCAGTAGACAAGCGGGTTATTAGTGATGTAAGACATCAAACAGGAGTCATTATTGGAAATGAAAATGATGTTGGCGGTTTTCCTGTTTTAGATAAAGGAACTGCCCCTGTCGATACTGACCGGGATGGTATGCCGGATGTATGGGAACAGGCAAATGGCTTTAATCCTATAGATCCGGAAGATAGAAATGGTGATACCAATAACAATGGCTATACCAATCTGGAGGAATATTTAAATGAATTGGCTGCACCTGGATTTCCTCAAGACTATCCTACAACCCCGCCTCCGTGGTCTGGGCCAGCTTTTGAACCACCAGTAGAGCCCGAGCCGGAACCAACTCCAGAACCGGTTGCGAGTATGGACGGAGAAAGGGTTAGGAATGTAGTCATCAATGATAATAGCAGCAATGGAGCAAAAAATGCTTCATTATGGTCAATTGAAGAGGATTTACAACTTGGAGATTATGTAGCAGGGGATCGATTAACTGGAAGCAAGACGTATCGATTCGCATCCATTCCGGATGAACTAAATGGCTTGGAATGGATTAGGTCAGCGACAAGTTCAAGAAGCTCCACAAGCGAAGATTTGGTTTCTTTTTATTTAACAGCTGATGCAGACGTTTATGTTGCGCATGATGCAAGGATTACGGATAAGCCTGAATGGTTAGCTTCCGAATATAAGGATACCAGTAAAAAAATTATAGATGATCAACCGGTAGAGTTTAACCTGTATAAAAAACATTATCCGGCAGGTTCCTTCGTCGTCATGGGAGCGAATAATAGTACATCCAAAATGAACTATTTTGTTATCGTGAAACCAACCAATACGGAAGCGGTTCCTCCTATGGATCGTCCTTCCGAAGTGTCAGGTGAAATGACGGAAGATTCCGCCATTTCATTAAAATGGACACCAGTAAATGGGGCAGATGCTTATCTCATTTATCGGTCATCATCTGTAGATCCTGTTTTTAAAGCGATTGCAAGCTCTAAAACGGCAGAATATAAGGACGCGGCAGTAGAAAAAGGAGCCACTTATAAGTATAAGGTTTCCGCGCTAAATGCTGGAGGTGAATCACCTCAGTCCGAAGTAATCGAAGTGTTTACTTTTGATTCAACAAAGCCTGTACCTCTTGCACCGAAAGGATTAAGTATACTGGCAGCAAGGAGTTTGTCCGTTACCTTAGAATGGGCACCGGTAGAAAATGCGATTAGTTACAGTGTCTACAGGGCTGCTGAACAAAATGGCAGCTATAAGAAAATTGGCAGCAGTGCAACTGCAGAATATTTTGATTCAAACGTCACTCCTTCTACTACTTACTATTACAAAGTAACAACAACAGGGATTGGCGGGGAATCAGAGAAATCTGAAAGTATCACAACGATAACGAAAGAGCCTGTCACTTTACCAGCTGTTCCAAAAGGAATTTTTGCAGGTGAAGTTAGTACATCTGCTTTCGAAATTAAATGGGATTCAGTAGATGAAGCTGAAAGTTATACGATTTACAGAAGAGCTAATGGAGATGGTAGTTTTACTAAGATTGATAGTACAACAACTCCACAATATATTGATACGAGTATAAGTGTAGATAAAACAGGCTACACATACAGAGTATCTGCAGTAAATGAAATGGGTGAAACAGAGCAATCAGAGGAACTGACTGTTACAATGCCAGTACCACAAGCACCATCTGAATTGAATGTTGGCCTTGTGGGAGAATCGTTTGTCGGCTTGATATGGACATCTAATGGCGGCGGAAGCCAAGTAAATATTTATAGAGAAGCAAACGGGCATGTAGAATATGTTGGTTATGCGAAAGTCGATACGTTTTACGACCGTACAGCAGAACCTGGTGTTGAGTACACCTATTTTATTAAGGCGGAAAATGCTAGTGGAGAATCAGTGAAGTCAAATATCGTAAAGGTTACACCTGGATTCATAACGGTATTAGAGAACTATATGGAGCAATTTCAGACAACGGGTGATTTGCCAGGTCCTGCAGCATCTCAATTATCAACGACGCTTAACCAAGTAAAACATCACTTAGACAAAGGATCAAAAGAGAAGGCAATCTTATTCTTAGAAAAATATGTGAATCAACTTCATCCAAAAACAGATCAGCATCCAGTCTCATCTGAAGCAAAATGGCTTCTTTCTTATTACGCACAGTTATTTATAGAAAAAATGAATAGTTGA